In the Ornithodoros turicata isolate Travis unplaced genomic scaffold, ASM3712646v1 ctg00001426.1, whole genome shotgun sequence genome, tctcgaaatggtgtacatcgtttgctttatactctggatggtgcactgcttctgagagaccgccttttcattgaacagagaatctcggtacacttcgtgcaataaatgtttcctcaccacgcccttcttaactcctttcgctctcgcgatctgtttgtgtgacccagccaagagaatgctgtacattttcgctcggatggctacgacttcctgaataactccaccccccgtctcgtctttgaagaaccccatctggttcgcgtgctcgtcgttgaaaagtgggtggtccggcggataggaagatagatctaactcactctcaatcttcatcagctgctcttccaggctttcacacgtgagagaaaaaattatgctgtccgtgtcgctatagatcaattgcactggacatgtcaagcgagaaaagagcgactcgtagatgaagctgtacattcggactttggatatttcaagaatggcgaagcccacgtaaagggggtgcgtgcatttgatgcggcgttgcttcatctcgtacaagatgcacttgtcactcagaatgtgaaaatgctgactgtcgacggagctagcttttcggagcgcgctttctttgtcgtaggctatagcgtaccttttcatgcgtctcacattttgtatcgacttaccgaacgtgctgttcgacatggttttgtacagaagtcgctcaaatttcgtggtcgcggcattcctcaacgcgacgtttctctgcacgaaggttcgcaaaaagttgtcttggtggaacgagaggatgttgtgaacacgttttattttcatgcccaacctcacgtacagagcgagcaatgcataatgaacgacatagcgttctttgtcgtggcacgtcagcaagagtttcttgtGGGAGGGGGCGTTCAgcgacaacgcatctttcaggtggtgTTGGTaggggacagttcgttctcgtccacgtacctgtgttcgggtgccaggggaaaatccctggtgagcgcgtgcagttcttcgggatacgacaagtctactacgtagacgtaacccacttccgaatcgtggaggaatgttgagaaatcgatctcgctccacctcgaaggatcgaccccactcaaaacctcctgttgggagatggaaagtcatcgcgtacgggtacaaactgttcacgtcgaggtactggataaaagtcttttcttgct is a window encoding:
- the LOC135377001 gene encoding uncharacterized protein LOC135377001; translated protein: MYSFIYESLFSRLTCPVQLIYSDTDSIIFSLTCESLEEQLMKIESELDLSSYPPDHPLFNDEHANQMGFFKDETGGGVIQEVVAIRAKMYSILLAGSHKQIARAKGVKKGVVRKHLLHEVYRDSLFNEKAVSQKQCTIQSIKQTMYTISRLKKSLVPYDDKRYLVDAVHSFPYGSCEYATENPEESPRASSSGIE